A single window of Nyctibius grandis isolate bNycGra1 chromosome Z, bNycGra1.pri, whole genome shotgun sequence DNA harbors:
- the NPW gene encoding LOW QUALITY PROTEIN: neuropeptide W (The sequence of the model RefSeq protein was modified relative to this genomic sequence to represent the inferred CDS: inserted 1 base in 1 codon) — protein MARGQLSGGAWGALVLLGLMLPAGAWYKHVASPRYHTVGRASGLLMGVRRSPYLWRRELPAEPPRRPGAPAAGDTPPPPGRPAGDTPPPPPPGPGRLLQRLLRRGWGWGSPRXGPARPPPAPRGAQLLPVGDAALIRGRGSAEMLQAPEEPRVPEVGTVHPGWRARVPPAALLVLGPL, from the exons ATGGCGAGGGGGCAGCTGTCGGGGGGCGCCTGGGGggccctggtgctgctggggctgatGCTGCCGGCGGGCGCCTGGTACAAGCACGTCGCCAGCCCCCGGTACCACACGGTGGGGCGAGCCTCGGGGCTGCTCATGGGCGTCCGCCGCTCCCCGTACCTCTGGCGCCGGGAGCTACCGGCCgagcccccgcgccgccccggggcACCCGCCGCCGGGGAcaccccgccgcccccgggccgccccgccggggacacccccccgccgccgccgccgggccccggccGCCTCCTGCAGCGCCTGCTCCGgcggggatggggctggggcagccccc tcggccccgcccggcccccgcccgcgccccgcggAGCTCAG cttCTCCCCGTTGGAGACGCGGCCCTGATCCGTGGAAGGGGCTCAGCAGAGATGCTTCAAGCGCCGGAGGAGCCTCGAGTGCCCGAGGTGGGAACCGTTCACCCTGGCTGGCGAGCAAGAGTCCCACCAGCGGCTCTCCTGGTCCTCGGTCCTCTCTGA